One window from the genome of Pirellulales bacterium encodes:
- the pstA gene encoding phosphate ABC transporter permease PstA → MSSDESPSSAAVADTPRRRRGYRRQPSNYFLLKAQGEPLIWLTGGALFIALAMIFGLIGYIVIQGGSTFWPAPIQALKLAAGGVFVGELQATDTSDAAATRWRFQGSNQLNGGRMDKWVRGNDLLSAEALSPAALAAFPPAVREPFPRDAVVVERLSDGKLIGILAAFVPAEGPSITDPALALAEFEKWHRESQQQQASRLKQKQDEEENAAILVRVFSRTNEGVEIRVPLPEIVRLVTPNQLGWFGKLGVYASRWWEFVSSSPREANLAGGVFPCIWGTVAMTLFMSILVTPFGVLAALYLREYAQPGLIVSMIRIAINNLAGVPSIVFGAFGLFFFCTWLGGGIDRLFYPAAVAEGQAVFGKGGLLWASLTMSLLTLPVVIVATEEALAAVPNSMREGSYACGASKWQTIRRIVLPRALPGIMTGLILAMARGAGEVAPLMLVGVVKQAPDLPLDWNFPFLHLERSFMHLSYHVFNVGFLSPNSAAAMPLVMTSTLLLIAIITILNVTAIWLRNYLRRKYQSSQF, encoded by the coding sequence ATGAGCTCTGACGAATCCCCCTCCAGCGCGGCTGTCGCGGATACTCCGCGCCGTCGGCGGGGCTATCGCCGCCAGCCATCCAACTACTTTTTATTAAAAGCGCAGGGCGAGCCCCTGATCTGGCTGACCGGGGGGGCATTATTTATCGCGCTGGCGATGATTTTTGGCCTGATCGGCTACATAGTCATTCAGGGGGGGAGCACGTTTTGGCCCGCCCCGATCCAAGCGCTCAAGCTAGCGGCGGGAGGGGTGTTTGTCGGGGAACTGCAAGCCACCGACACCTCTGACGCCGCAGCCACCCGCTGGCGTTTCCAGGGGAGCAATCAACTGAATGGCGGCCGCATGGACAAATGGGTGCGGGGGAATGATCTCTTATCCGCCGAGGCACTCTCTCCCGCGGCGCTGGCGGCCTTTCCCCCCGCGGTGCGGGAGCCTTTTCCCCGCGATGCCGTGGTGGTGGAACGATTGAGCGATGGCAAATTGATCGGCATCTTGGCCGCGTTTGTCCCAGCGGAGGGACCTTCTATCACGGATCCAGCCCTGGCCCTGGCGGAATTTGAAAAATGGCATCGCGAATCGCAACAACAGCAGGCTTCTCGGTTAAAACAAAAACAGGACGAGGAAGAGAATGCGGCCATCCTGGTGCGGGTCTTTAGCCGTACGAACGAGGGGGTCGAAATCCGCGTCCCTTTGCCAGAAATTGTCCGCCTGGTCACGCCCAATCAACTGGGCTGGTTCGGCAAGCTGGGCGTGTACGCCAGTCGCTGGTGGGAATTTGTAAGCTCTTCCCCGCGCGAGGCCAATCTGGCTGGGGGGGTGTTTCCCTGTATTTGGGGAACGGTGGCCATGACACTCTTTATGTCGATCCTGGTGACGCCCTTTGGCGTGCTGGCCGCGCTCTATTTGCGGGAATACGCCCAACCGGGATTAATCGTCAGCATGATCCGCATCGCCATTAATAATCTGGCGGGCGTTCCCAGCATTGTCTTTGGGGCGTTTGGGCTGTTTTTCTTTTGCACATGGCTGGGGGGCGGGATCGACCGGTTATTTTATCCTGCGGCCGTGGCCGAGGGTCAGGCCGTCTTTGGCAAGGGGGGTCTGCTGTGGGCGTCGCTGACCATGTCGTTATTGACCTTGCCGGTGGTGATTGTCGCAACCGAAGAAGCGCTGGCCGCGGTGCCGAACTCCATGCGCGAGGGATCTTACGCCTGCGGCGCCAGCAAGTGGCAGACGATCCGCCGCATTGTGCTGCCCCGCGCGTTGCCGGGGATCATGACCGGGTTGATCTTGGCCATGGCCCGCGGCGCGGGAGAAGTCGCCCCGCTGATGCTGGTGGGGGTGGTCAAGCAGGCCCCGGACCTGCCATTAGACTGGAATTTTCCGTTTTTGCATTTAGAACGAAGTTTCATGCATCTGTCGTATCACGTGTTTAACGTGGGATTCCTTAGCCCAAATAGCGCCGCCGCCATGCCCCTGGTCATGACCTCCACGTTGCTTCTGATTGCCATCATCACCATACTAAATGTTACCGCCATTTGGCTGCGAAATTACCTGCGGCGCAAATATCAGTCCAGCCAGTTTTAA
- the pstB gene encoding phosphate ABC transporter ATP-binding protein PstB: protein MAEAVITENRLTRVTRGEVIPTETHAQVAKEQPVLEIDNFQLWYGSKKALHGISMAIPKNKVTALVGPSGCGKSTLLRSVNRLNDLLTNVKIDGDMRLNGDSIYHTATNVIDLRKRMGMVFQKPNPFPMSIYENVIYSLRIDGERNRGVLDEVCERSLRGAALWDEVKDRLHESGLGLSGGQQQRLCIARAIAAEPEVLLLDEPCSALDPIATGKIEDLISELQGSYSVLMVTHNMQQASRSSDYTAFMYLGRLIEYGPTTDIFTKPLLKETEDYVTGRFG from the coding sequence ATGGCCGAGGCTGTTATCACCGAAAACCGGCTTACCCGTGTCACCCGGGGGGAAGTGATTCCCACCGAAACGCACGCCCAGGTGGCCAAGGAGCAGCCGGTGCTGGAGATTGATAATTTTCAGTTATGGTATGGGTCAAAGAAAGCCCTGCATGGGATCAGCATGGCCATCCCCAAAAATAAAGTGACGGCGCTGGTGGGGCCTTCGGGCTGTGGCAAATCCACGTTACTGCGATCCGTGAATCGCCTGAATGATCTGCTAACCAATGTCAAGATCGACGGCGACATGCGGCTGAACGGCGATTCGATCTACCACACCGCCACCAACGTCATCGACCTGCGCAAGCGAATGGGTATGGTCTTTCAAAAGCCCAATCCCTTTCCCATGAGCATTTATGAAAACGTGATCTATTCGCTGCGAATTGATGGGGAGCGCAATCGGGGCGTCCTGGACGAGGTTTGCGAACGGAGCCTGCGCGGCGCCGCCCTGTGGGACGAGGTAAAGGACCGCCTGCACGAAAGCGGCCTGGGCCTGTCGGGCGGGCAACAGCAGCGGTTGTGCATTGCCCGCGCGATTGCCGCCGAGCCGGAGGTGCTGCTCTTGGACGAGCCTTGCTCGGCGCTCGACCCCATTGCCACCGGCAAAATCGAAGATTTGATTAGCGAATTGCAGGGATCGTATTCGGTGCTAATGGTCACGCACAACATGCAACAGGCTAGCCGCAGCAGCGATTATACGGCGTTTATGTACCTGGGCCGCTTGATCGAGTACGGCCCCACGACCGACATTTTTACCAAACCACTGCTAAAGGAGACGGAGGATTACGTGACAGGGCGATTCGGATAA
- the phoU gene encoding phosphate signaling complex protein PhoU: MKHTERQIQLLKQKILNEGGLVEEAIANAIAALVNRDANLAQKVINEDQIIDQMEVEVEEDCLKILALYQPVAADLRFVVAILKINNDLERIGDLAKNIAKRASYLAKRDPQDLRINLREMATKVQAMVKLSLDSLVNGSPALARQVRAEDDEVDRHREVIRDVIMREIRNSPAQVESLLKLNSVSKHLERIADMATNVAEDVIYMVEGEIVRHKLHD; encoded by the coding sequence ATGAAGCATACCGAACGCCAAATACAACTGTTAAAGCAAAAAATCCTAAACGAAGGGGGATTGGTCGAAGAGGCCATTGCCAACGCCATCGCCGCGCTGGTTAACCGGGACGCCAACTTGGCTCAAAAAGTGATCAACGAGGACCAGATCATCGACCAAATGGAAGTTGAAGTGGAAGAGGACTGCCTAAAAATTTTGGCCCTGTATCAGCCGGTGGCCGCCGACTTGCGTTTTGTGGTGGCGATCCTTAAAATCAATAACGACTTGGAACGGATCGGCGACCTGGCCAAAAATATCGCCAAACGGGCCAGTTATTTGGCCAAGCGCGACCCGCAGGATTTGCGCATTAACCTGCGGGAAATGGCGACCAAGGTCCAGGCCATGGTTAAATTATCGCTCGATTCGCTGGTCAACGGTAGCCCGGCGCTCGCGCGGCAAGTCCGCGCCGAAGACGACGAAGTCGATCGCCACCGGGAAGTCATCCGCGATGTGATCATGCGTGAAATTCGCAATTCTCCCGCGCAAGTGGAAAGCCTGTTAAAGCTCAACTCGGTATCCAAACACCTCGAACGAATCGCCGACATGGCCACCAACGTGGCGGAAGACGTCATTTACATGGTCGAAGGGGAAATTGTCCGGCATAAACTGCACGATTAA
- a CDS encoding carbonic anhydrase, whose amino-acid sequence MQKLLEGIHRFQQENFRPLQGLFEQLSRGQNPETLFITCSDSRIDPNLLTRSRPGELFILRNAGNIVPPHGAANGGEAATIEFAVAGLGVKDIIICGHSHCGAMQGLLRPENVSTLPAVASWLEHAATTRRIVQDNYGHLDGEKLLTATIEENVLVQLENLRTLPSVASRLVRGDLHLHGWVYKIETGEVFAFDATSGQFVSLAQYQYPVSEEPLRRRQEGNI is encoded by the coding sequence ATGCAGAAACTTCTTGAGGGGATTCACCGGTTTCAACAAGAAAACTTTCGCCCGTTGCAAGGGTTGTTTGAGCAGTTATCCCGGGGGCAAAATCCCGAGACACTGTTTATTACATGCTCGGATTCGCGCATCGACCCCAATTTACTGACCCGATCGCGTCCCGGGGAATTGTTTATCCTGCGCAACGCCGGCAATATCGTTCCCCCGCATGGCGCGGCCAACGGCGGCGAAGCGGCGACGATTGAATTTGCCGTTGCGGGATTGGGGGTCAAAGACATCATTATTTGCGGGCATTCGCACTGCGGTGCCATGCAAGGCTTGTTGCGGCCCGAAAATGTCTCCACCCTGCCCGCGGTCGCCAGTTGGTTGGAACACGCCGCCACGACCCGCCGCATTGTGCAGGATAATTACGGCCACTTGGACGGGGAGAAACTGCTCACCGCCACGATCGAGGAAAACGTCCTGGTGCAACTGGAAAACCTGCGCACGCTCCCTTCCGTGGCGTCCCGCCTGGTCCGCGGCGACCTGCACTTGCATGGTTGGGTTTATAAGATCGAAACCGGCGAGGTGTTTGCCTTTGACGCGACGTCCGGGCAATTTGTTTCTTTGGCCCAATATCAATACCCCGTGAGCGAGGAACCCCTCCGTCGCCGCCAGGAAGGCAACATTTAA
- a CDS encoding PQQ-binding-like beta-propeller repeat protein, whose product MRPLARNVWLLGLVGILLQCAAVPAADNAPAAHPGYKILGCDNGKVTILSAAGKVLWQADCPLTAHDLQLLPGGNILMPISDTTIVELTPEKKVVWKYESRPRAGYEGKIEVHAFQRLADGRTMIAESGNARIIEVDADGKITHEVPLTVDRPDAHRDTRLVRKLENGNYLVCHEGDGKVREYDPTGKVVWSYTLELGDRQPAGGHGPEGYGNALYSAVRLENGNTLIGGGNSHRVLEVDPQGKIVWSIEQNDLPGITLAWVTAVQQLPNGNVIISNCHAGPDQPQLIEVNRDKEVVWQFRDFQNFGNSLAIAWILDVEGVRR is encoded by the coding sequence ATGCGTCCACTCGCGCGAAATGTTTGGTTATTGGGCTTGGTCGGAATTCTTTTACAATGCGCGGCGGTCCCGGCCGCCGATAATGCCCCCGCTGCCCATCCGGGTTACAAAATCCTGGGCTGCGACAATGGCAAAGTGACCATCCTGAGCGCCGCGGGAAAAGTCCTGTGGCAGGCGGATTGTCCGCTGACCGCGCATGATTTGCAGTTATTGCCGGGGGGCAATATTTTAATGCCGATCAGCGACACGACGATTGTGGAACTTACACCGGAAAAGAAAGTTGTCTGGAAGTATGAGTCGCGGCCACGGGCCGGGTATGAGGGCAAAATCGAGGTGCATGCGTTTCAACGATTGGCCGACGGCCGCACGATGATCGCCGAGAGCGGCAATGCGCGGATCATCGAAGTCGACGCCGACGGTAAAATCACGCACGAGGTTCCGCTGACGGTGGACCGTCCCGACGCGCATCGCGACACGCGGTTGGTCCGCAAATTGGAAAATGGCAACTACCTGGTCTGCCACGAAGGGGACGGCAAAGTGCGCGAATATGACCCGACGGGTAAGGTGGTGTGGAGCTACACGCTGGAACTGGGGGACCGCCAGCCCGCCGGAGGGCATGGACCGGAAGGATACGGCAACGCGCTGTATAGCGCGGTGCGGCTGGAAAATGGCAATACCCTGATCGGCGGGGGGAACAGCCATCGCGTGCTGGAGGTCGATCCGCAGGGAAAAATTGTCTGGAGCATCGAGCAAAACGACCTGCCGGGCATTACCCTAGCCTGGGTGACCGCGGTGCAACAACTGCCGAATGGAAATGTGATCATTAGCAACTGCCACGCCGGACCGGATCAACCGCAATTAATCGAAGTCAACCGCGACAAGGAGGTCGTGTGGCAGTTTCGGGATTTTCAGAATTTTGGCAATAGTCTGGCCATCGCCTGGATTTTGGATGTGGAAGGGGTGCGGCGATAA
- a CDS encoding DUF3748 domain-containing protein: MSSEKFSTPRQLTHAPYGHILTNCRVWSPDGRWIVYDVRGDQLGAAFDGNRIERVEVATGKIEILYESGRGAHVGVATYHPRLDQVVFIHGPENPTPDWSYAPWQRRGVIVKSDQPRVAVTLDACNVAPPFVPGALRGGSHVHVWDGAGEWLSFTYEDHLLARQAHCHPNIPAQANHRQLGVALPYSPGIAVNHNHPRNHAGSHFCVIVTETHDQPLPGSDQIDRACEEAWVGTNGYIRLDGTQQERALAFQGRVLDSTGQPCWEVFIVDLPAHLLECAQLESEHARVCGAPTTRPAPPRGPSGLVCAQRRLTLTASEPYPGIAGPRHWLQSSPDGAQIAFLRRDAAGVVQLWTVSPLGGPPRQVTHNAADIGSAFTWSPDGRLIAHVLAGRVCVTEVATGKTRFLTEPAELAARPLACVFSPRGDQIAYVQPVRDAGGKIWNQIWVVGVK, encoded by the coding sequence ATGTCCAGCGAAAAATTTTCCACACCCCGCCAGCTCACCCATGCCCCGTATGGTCACATCCTGACCAACTGCCGCGTCTGGTCGCCGGACGGACGCTGGATCGTCTATGATGTGCGCGGCGACCAATTGGGGGCGGCCTTTGATGGTAACCGCATTGAACGGGTTGAGGTCGCCACCGGAAAAATTGAGATCCTTTACGAAAGTGGACGTGGCGCGCATGTCGGCGTGGCCACCTATCATCCCCGGCTGGACCAGGTCGTCTTTATTCATGGGCCGGAAAACCCCACCCCCGATTGGAGTTATGCCCCCTGGCAACGACGGGGAGTCATCGTAAAGTCGGACCAGCCACGCGTCGCGGTCACCCTGGATGCCTGCAATGTGGCGCCCCCCTTTGTGCCTGGAGCGTTACGCGGTGGAAGCCATGTCCATGTCTGGGATGGCGCTGGCGAATGGCTCTCTTTTACTTATGAAGATCACCTGTTGGCCCGGCAAGCTCATTGTCACCCTAACATCCCAGCGCAAGCCAATCACCGACAGCTGGGCGTGGCCTTACCATATTCACCGGGGATTGCGGTGAATCACAACCATCCCCGCAACCACGCTGGCAGCCATTTTTGTGTGATTGTGACCGAAACGCACGATCAGCCGTTGCCAGGCAGCGACCAGATTGATCGTGCCTGTGAGGAAGCCTGGGTGGGGACGAATGGGTACATTCGCCTGGATGGCACGCAGCAAGAGCGGGCGTTAGCCTTTCAGGGGCGCGTTCTTGACTCGACTGGCCAACCTTGTTGGGAAGTGTTTATCGTCGATTTGCCCGCACACTTGCTGGAGTGCGCGCAGCTGGAAAGCGAGCATGCGCGGGTTTGCGGCGCACCGACCACCCGACCCGCTCCCCCCCGGGGTCCGAGTGGCCTAGTCTGCGCGCAGCGGCGACTGACATTGACGGCGTCAGAGCCGTATCCTGGAATTGCCGGCCCGCGGCATTGGCTGCAAAGTTCGCCCGACGGCGCGCAAATCGCCTTTTTGCGGCGGGATGCGGCCGGGGTGGTGCAACTCTGGACAGTCAGTCCGTTGGGGGGGCCGCCACGCCAGGTCACGCACAACGCGGCGGATATTGGATCGGCGTTTACCTGGAGCCCCGATGGCCGACTCATCGCCCACGTCCTGGCGGGGCGGGTCTGTGTGACAGAGGTGGCGACGGGAAAAACGCGTTTTCTGACGGAACCGGCAGAACTGGCGGCCCGTCCGCTCGCGTGCGTGTTTTCACCCCGAGGAGATCAAATCGCTTATGTGCAACCGGTGCGGGACGCGGGGGGAAAAATCTGGAATCAGATCTGGGTGGTGGGGGTGAAATAA